CCTGAAGGCTAAATATTGCCTAAGTGGTAGAGAATTGCTTTATGATTATTGTGATAAACACAATATCTGGGTGAATCGTTGTGGAAAAATAGTCGTGGGTAAAAACCATCAATCTGATGATTTAGAAGCATTATTTAACAATGCACAGAAAAATAATGTGCCTGAAGTTCAGATCATTGAACAAAAAGAAATTCATGCACTTGAACCTCAGGTTGATGCGGAGATTGCTTTATTTGTTGGGTGTACAGGGATTGTATCGGCCCACGAATTAATGGCATCCTTATATAAAAAATCCCAAGATAGTGATCATGATTATTTATTTAAATCCAGAATAGTTGATGCAGAAAAAACCAATGATGGTTATGAATTGGCTATAGAAAACCCCCAAGGCGAAGTTGAAAAAGTATCCACCCAATGGGTGATTAATGCGGCCGGACTAGAAAGCGATATTGTGGCTGAAATGTTGCCCCATGATACTCCATCACTCCGATACTCAAAAGGATGTTATTATAAACTTTCATCCAAATGGCGTGGTGCGTTTAATCATTTGGTTTATCCACTGCCGGATGCGGCCCACGGCTCATTGGGAATTCACCTCAGTTTTGATGAGACACAAATGCCCAAACTCGGTCCCAGCGCCCATTGGATGAATGACCGCCAAGAGAACTATGATGTGGAAGAATTATTATTGAATCAGTTTCATGATGAGGGTAGGCGATATATCCGTGGACTTAAAAAAGAAGATTTATCACCGGATTATGCTGGGATTCGTCCAAAAATATGGATGAATGAAAATCCAATGCCGGATTTTTATATTTCACATGAGAAGGATAAAGGATTTCCCGGTTGGGTTAATTTAATAGGGATTGAATCTCCCGGACTCACCTCAGCCATCGCAATCGGAGAGGATGTAGCAACCTGGATTAAATAAATATATGGTTTTACCGATTCAAGCTGGATATAGGTATTACCAAATCACTTACCCAATGCTTTAGCGTTGGGTAATCTGTTAAAGAAGAATGGGCTTAAGCCCAACAACTATTCACCAATAACTTTTATATCCATAAACGCATTCTGCCGCCATGCTTCATAAGTGATTATTGACACTGCATTGGCAAGATTTAAACTCCGGCCCTCACTCCGCATGGGCATATATATAGAAGTATATTTTTCACGAATTTCTTTAGGTAGCCCACGGCTCTCAGGACCAAAAATAAAAGCATCACCTTTTTCGTATTTAACATTCGCATAATTTGTATTACCTTTGGTCGTTACGGAATAGATGGCCTTTGGTGAAATTCGGTCTAGGCATTCATCCAA
The nucleotide sequence above comes from Candidatus Neomarinimicrobiota bacterium. Encoded proteins:
- a CDS encoding tRNA (cytidine(34)-2'-O)-methyltransferase, yielding MFHIILYEPEIPPNTGNIIRLSVNTGFTLHLIKPLGFSTDDKSLKRAGMDYMKRTNFHVWENLDECLDRISPKAIYSVTTKGNTNYANVKYEKGDAFIFGPESRGLPKEIREKYTSIYMPMRSEGRSLNLANAVSIITYEAWRQNAFMDIKVIGE
- a CDS encoding NAD(P)/FAD-dependent oxidoreductase yields the protein MAILMDEMFDVIIIGAGVIGLAIARSLGESSQKSVLVIEKEESFGRGISSRNSEVIHSGIYYEPDSLKAKYCLSGRELLYDYCDKHNIWVNRCGKIVVGKNHQSDDLEALFNNAQKNNVPEVQIIEQKEIHALEPQVDAEIALFVGCTGIVSAHELMASLYKKSQDSDHDYLFKSRIVDAEKTNDGYELAIENPQGEVEKVSTQWVINAAGLESDIVAEMLPHDTPSLRYSKGCYYKLSSKWRGAFNHLVYPLPDAAHGSLGIHLSFDETQMPKLGPSAHWMNDRQENYDVEELLLNQFHDEGRRYIRGLKKEDLSPDYAGIRPKIWMNENPMPDFYISHEKDKGFPGWVNLIGIESPGLTSAIAIGEDVATWIK